The Streptococcus sp. VT 162 genome has a window encoding:
- a CDS encoding cobalt ABC transporter ATP-binding protein: protein MDEDKRIVIENLTTRYPGTEQPQLRQINAEVHTGQVVGIIGNSHSGKSTLCRVLAGVIPKIVSAKIEGDWHMFGQRVSDNWPVYNAMNGVVLQNPAGQLSGLADTVADEIAFDLINQGMAEGLIQKRVEEVATQMGLIEQLNLRPESLSGGQIQRLAIATAIVANPAVLIMDDPTSEMDPLGRRQFFQWLAQVKETTVFIVTSEIDDLCEVADVVWVLHEGQMVAQGRPGEVFNHLAADWQIPAPTIQQLAQKMDWHLADGRYPVNYADLKEVRYVHN, encoded by the coding sequence ATGGACGAAGATAAACGGATTGTAATTGAAAATTTGACCACCCGTTATCCGGGTACTGAGCAACCACAACTGCGTCAGATTAACGCGGAGGTTCATACCGGCCAGGTGGTTGGTATTATCGGGAATAGCCACTCTGGCAAATCGACTTTGTGCCGTGTGCTGGCAGGGGTCATTCCCAAAATTGTGTCTGCTAAGATTGAGGGCGATTGGCACATGTTTGGCCAGCGAGTGTCTGACAATTGGCCCGTTTATAATGCCATGAATGGAGTTGTACTGCAAAATCCAGCTGGCCAACTAAGCGGGTTGGCAGACACGGTTGCCGATGAAATCGCCTTTGACTTGATTAATCAGGGAATGGCTGAAGGACTGATTCAAAAACGGGTTGAAGAAGTTGCCACGCAAATGGGGCTGATTGAACAGCTGAATTTGCGTCCCGAGAGCCTTTCCGGTGGTCAGATCCAGCGGTTGGCAATTGCCACGGCGATTGTGGCTAATCCGGCTGTTTTGATTATGGATGATCCGACCAGTGAGATGGATCCCCTTGGCCGCCGGCAATTTTTCCAATGGCTGGCCCAAGTCAAAGAGACGACTGTCTTCATTGTCACCAGTGAAATTGACGATTTGTGCGAAGTCGCCGACGTTGTGTGGGTGCTGCACGAGGGTCAAATGGTAGCCCAGGGCAGGCCGGGTGAGGTGTTTAATCATTTGGCAGCTGACTGGCAGATTCCAGCCCCGACAATCCAGCAACTTGCTCAAAAAATGGATTGGCACTTGGCTGATGGCCGGTATCCGGTGAATTACGCTGATCTGAAGGAGGTTCGTTATGTCCACAATTGA
- a CDS encoding glycine/betaine ABC transporter permease, whose protein sequence is MANLISTFQDRFGDWVTALSQHLQLSLLTLLLAIFIAIPLAVYLRYHEKMADWVLQIAGIFQTIPSLALLGLFIPLMGIGTLPALTALVIYAIFPILQNTITGLKGIDPSLQEAGIAFGMTRWERLKKFEIPLAMPVIMSGIRTAAVLIIGTATLAALIGAGGLGSFILLGIDRNNTSLILIGALSSAVLAIAFNFLLKVMEKAKLRTIFSGFALVTILLGLSYSPALLAQKEKENLVIAGKLGPEPEILANMYKLLIEENTSMTATVKPNFGKTSFLYEALKKGDIDIYPEFTGTVTESLLQPSPKVGHEPDQVYQVARDGIAKQDHLAYLKPMSYQNTYAVAVPKKIAQEYGLKTISDLKKVEGQLKAGFTLEFNDREDGNKGLQSMYGLNLNVATMEPALRYQAIQSGDIQITDAYSTDAELARYDLQVLEDDKQLFPPYQGAPLMKEALLKKHPELETVLNKLAGKITESQMSQLNYQVGVEGKSAEQVAKEFLQEQGLLKK, encoded by the coding sequence ATGGCTAATTTGATATCAACTTTTCAGGACCGTTTTGGTGATTGGGTAACAGCTCTATCTCAACATTTGCAGTTGTCACTTTTGACCTTATTACTAGCTATTTTTATTGCGATTCCCTTGGCTGTTTATCTTCGTTATCATGAAAAGATGGCGGACTGGGTCTTGCAGATTGCAGGGATTTTCCAGACTATCCCGTCTCTGGCCTTGTTGGGACTCTTTATTCCCTTGATGGGAATTGGGACCTTGCCTGCTTTGACAGCACTAGTGATTTATGCGATTTTCCCAATTTTGCAAAATACCATCACTGGGCTAAAGGGAATTGATCCAAGTCTACAAGAGGCTGGGATTGCCTTTGGGATGACCAGGTGGGAGCGTCTCAAGAAATTTGAAATTCCACTTGCCATGCCGGTCATTATGTCTGGTATTCGGACGGCAGCGGTTTTGATTATCGGTACGGCAACCTTGGCTGCCTTGATTGGGGCAGGGGGACTGGGTTCCTTTATCCTTTTGGGAATTGACCGCAATAATACCAGTCTGATTTTGATTGGGGCCCTTTCTTCAGCAGTGCTTGCCATTGCCTTTAACTTCCTACTAAAAGTGATGGAAAAAGCAAAATTGCGGACGATTTTCTCTGGTTTTGCCTTGGTGACCATATTGCTCGGTCTGTCTTATAGTCCAGCCCTCTTAGCTCAAAAAGAGAAAGAAAACTTGGTGATTGCTGGGAAATTGGGACCAGAACCCGAAATTTTGGCTAATATGTATAAATTGTTGATTGAAGAAAATACCAGTATGACTGCGACTGTTAAGCCGAATTTTGGGAAAACAAGCTTCCTCTATGAAGCTCTGAAAAAAGGGGATATTGATATCTATCCTGAATTTACTGGTACGGTGACTGAAAGTTTGCTTCAGCCATCACCTAAAGTGGGTCATGAGCCAGATCAGGTTTATCAGGTGGCGCGTGATGGCATTGCCAAACAGGATCATCTAGCCTATCTCAAACCCATGTCTTATCAAAATACCTACGCTGTAGCTGTTCCGAAAAAGATTGCTCAAGAATATGGCTTGAAGACTATTTCGGACTTGAAAAAAGTGGAAGGACAGTTGAAGGCAGGCTTTACACTCGAATTTAATGACCGTGAAGATGGCAATAAGGGCTTGCAATCAATGTATGGTCTCAATCTTAACGTAGCGACCATGGAGCCAGCTCTTCGCTATCAGGCAATTCAGTCAGGCGATATTCAAATCACAGATGCCTATTCGACAGATGCAGAATTGGCGCGTTATGATTTACAGGTCTTGGAAGATGACAAGCAACTCTTCCCACCTTATCAAGGGGCACCACTCATGAAAGAAGCTCTTCTCAAGAAACATCCTGAGTTGGAGACAGTTCTCAATAAATTGGCTGGCAAAATTACTGAAAGCCAGATGAGCCAGCTCAACTACCAAGTCGGTGTTGAAGGCAAGTCAGCAGAACAAGTAGCCAAAGAATTTCTACAAGAACAAGGTTTGTTGAAGAAATAG
- a CDS encoding plasmid replication protein has protein sequence MSEDLKTIKELADELSVTKQNIQYHYQRLPKELQLKSSNGSNLINSKAEKIILGKVESSSKSNTKDQQIEKLTNLLDQ, from the coding sequence ATGAGTGAAGACTTAAAAACGATCAAAGAGCTGGCGGATGAGTTGAGTGTTACAAAACAAAATATTCAATATCACTACCAAAGGTTACCAAAAGAATTACAGCTTAAAAGTTCCAATGGGTCTAATCTAATAAATTCTAAAGCAGAAAAAATAATTTTAGGTAAAGTAGAAAGTAGTAGCAAATCAAATACCAAAGACCAACAAATAGAAAAATTAACTAATTTGTTAGACCAGTAA
- a CDS encoding DNA-binding protein, translated as MQDKKLLEEYKAENDNLKALKMPSQETEFKHLDNQYKDEVNALKEKLENLQEQIKDQKRIEEQEKPIKWWGLWRK; from the coding sequence TTGCAAGATAAAAAGTTGCTAGAAGAATACAAGGCGGAAAATGATAACTTAAAAGCCCTCAAAATGCCCTCACAGGAAACAGAATTCAAACACTTAGACAATCAATATAAAGATGAAGTGAACGCTCTTAAAGAGAAGTTGGAAAATTTACAGGAACAAATCAAAGATCAAAAAAGGATAGAAGAACAAGAAAAACCAATAAAATGGTGGGGACTATGGCGAAAATAG
- a CDS encoding DNA-binding protein has translation MVGTMAKIDDSVKKKVPELRFKGFTDEWEQRKLGDEVRIVMGQSPNSENYTDDPNGR, from the coding sequence ATGGTGGGGACTATGGCGAAAATAGATGATTCAGTTAAAAAGAAAGTTCCAGAATTGCGATTTAAAGGATTCACGGATGAATGGGAACAGCGTAAGTTGGGAGACGAAGTTCGAATAGTGATGGGACAGTCTCCTAATTCAGAAAATTATACTGATGATCCTAATGGGCGCTAA
- a CDS encoding membrane protein: MKTEPIHRTSMWKFKLSAATMTLIPAAVGINYVAKALAEGLKLPVWLGSLGTFLTSMLAGPVAGAISGFINNVIYGLTLSPISTVYAITSIGIGIAVGVLHANGWFSSARRVFVSAIIIAIVSAVISTPLNVIFWGGQTGIAWGDSLFAVMVANHAPVWLASFTDEFVLDILDKVCVAYLALFIYRQLPKRMVHFFSDDK; this comes from the coding sequence ATGAAAACAGAACCGATTCATCGTACCAGTATGTGGAAATTTAAGTTAAGTGCTGCCACCATGACTTTGATTCCCGCTGCCGTGGGGATTAACTATGTTGCCAAAGCCTTGGCGGAGGGGTTAAAGTTGCCCGTTTGGCTGGGGTCTTTGGGAACCTTTCTTACCAGCATGTTGGCTGGGCCGGTTGCCGGTGCCATTAGTGGTTTCATCAACAACGTGATCTATGGGCTGACCTTATCGCCAATTTCAACCGTGTATGCGATTACCAGCATCGGAATTGGGATTGCTGTCGGAGTTTTGCACGCCAATGGGTGGTTCTCGTCAGCGCGAAGAGTATTTGTTTCTGCTATTATTATTGCCATCGTTTCAGCTGTCATTTCAACGCCACTCAACGTCATCTTTTGGGGTGGTCAGACCGGTATCGCTTGGGGTGACTCATTGTTTGCGGTAATGGTCGCCAATCATGCACCAGTGTGGCTGGCCTCATTTACCGATGAGTTTGTCTTGGATATTTTGGATAAAGTCTGTGTGGCCTACCTGGCACTCTTCATCTATCGTCAGCTGCCGAAGCGGATGGTGCACTTCTTTAGCGATGATAAATGA
- a CDS encoding ABC transporter permease has translation MMTDKTLISGAPRVKLKWYQVIDPITKLLFILDMTLLSFASMNLLLQAGLILVATLLLLFSKLSSTTFKALGFSLFLICTMLIIQGLFYSRNQTVLFSVLGVSFYKEGLIYATTLGCRVLVIILTSGFFMVTTSISENAAYLELSGLSYKTVYVLMSVCYILPEMMRNMRKIQQAQKVRGTNPQKTLIQKLKSVLPVLIPLVIKTLDQSMTRSISLQLRGFDNLNRTVRTSQRVYRLSRTLHIGLTGLAILLIGWKIWTKINGL, from the coding sequence ATGATGACTGATAAAACATTGATTTCTGGAGCGCCACGGGTCAAGCTCAAGTGGTACCAAGTGATCGATCCGATTACTAAGCTCTTGTTCATCTTGGACATGACGTTGTTGAGCTTTGCCAGTATGAATTTATTGCTTCAGGCCGGATTAATTCTTGTCGCAACACTGCTATTGTTATTTTCCAAATTGAGTTCTACCACCTTTAAGGCGCTGGGATTCAGCCTGTTTCTGATTTGCACCATGCTGATCATCCAAGGGTTATTTTACAGTCGGAATCAAACTGTGCTGTTTTCTGTGCTTGGGGTGTCGTTCTACAAAGAAGGCCTGATTTACGCCACCACTCTGGGTTGTCGAGTATTGGTGATTATTTTGACCAGTGGCTTTTTTATGGTGACCACGAGTATTTCAGAAAACGCGGCCTATTTGGAACTGTCCGGATTGTCTTATAAAACCGTCTACGTTCTGATGTCGGTGTGTTATATTTTGCCGGAAATGATGCGCAATATGCGGAAAATCCAGCAGGCACAAAAAGTTCGCGGAACCAATCCGCAAAAAACGTTGATTCAGAAATTAAAGTCAGTCCTGCCGGTTCTAATTCCATTGGTGATTAAGACCTTGGATCAATCGATGACGCGGTCGATTTCTCTCCAACTGAGAGGTTTTGATAATCTCAACCGGACTGTCAGAACCTCCCAGCGCGTGTATCGCCTGTCGCGGACGCTGCACATTGGTCTGACTGGATTGGCAATTTTATTGATTGGGTGGAAGATATGGACGAAGATAAACGGATTGTAA
- a CDS encoding cobalt ABC transporter ATPase translates to MSTIELSHLTFTYPERSFSLDVEDKHFADPMVAIVGQNGAGKSTLFKLLTGLLTPQTGVIKIDGENFNDLKPVEKLLKVGITFQNPDDQLFNPTVLREVEWNVAQVMDDHDTITRRALAALKRVGLDDKTAESPYDLSLSERKLLSVATVLAVDPAIYLFDEPMMSLDWESRRKLTAIFHQLADSGHQVVTITHDMDWVAAEFESVYVMEHGKFGFAGSPRELFSNHELVQRVGLLPPRIMDIAESLGDSQTYLSVNDYCQKNRDV, encoded by the coding sequence ATGTCCACAATTGAACTGAGCCACCTGACGTTCACTTATCCGGAACGGTCCTTTAGCTTGGATGTTGAAGACAAACACTTCGCCGATCCGATGGTGGCGATTGTCGGCCAAAATGGTGCCGGCAAATCAACGCTCTTCAAATTGTTGACGGGTTTGCTGACACCACAAACCGGTGTGATTAAGATCGATGGAGAAAATTTTAATGATCTTAAACCAGTCGAAAAGTTACTGAAGGTTGGGATTACTTTTCAGAATCCTGACGATCAGCTTTTCAACCCGACCGTTCTACGAGAGGTGGAGTGGAATGTCGCGCAGGTCATGGATGACCACGACACGATTACGAGGCGGGCTTTAGCGGCTCTAAAAAGAGTTGGCTTGGATGATAAAACAGCTGAAAGTCCATATGACCTGTCATTGTCGGAACGCAAGCTGTTGAGCGTTGCCACAGTTTTGGCAGTGGATCCGGCGATTTATTTATTTGATGAGCCGATGATGTCGCTTGATTGGGAAAGCCGGCGCAAGTTGACCGCAATTTTCCATCAGTTGGCTGATTCGGGCCACCAAGTTGTGACCATCACCCATGACATGGATTGGGTCGCCGCCGAGTTTGAGTCAGTGTATGTTATGGAACACGGGAAGTTTGGCTTCGCCGGCAGTCCACGGGAATTGTTCAGCAATCACGAACTTGTCCAGCGAGTGGGATTACTACCACCGCGGATTATGGACATAGCGGAGTCGCTGGGTGATTCACAGACATATTTATCGGTTAATGATTATTGCCAGAAAAATCGAGATGTATAG